The sequence ACTCGAGCGTCCCTGAATGTGTCACAACTGCAAAGATCTCATACTTGGAAAACATATCTGATTCATTGCCCCCAAAAGTGAAAATTCTGTTTCCGTGTCTGGCTCTGAGGATTGAGGAGGACAAGTATGGGGTCATGTCCAATGAAAAAGGAAAATGTAGGTACTGATCTATTTTTCTTGACGACCTTTTAACAAAGGAGTGCTCGAAACGTTTCACGTGTAGACTAAGTACCAATGGAAGCTTGCCAATAGACATTTGCTTCAACGAATCCTGCCTTTCCTTACAATTCTGGCAGTAGAGTTTCTGGTCGGACCCCAACTTCTCGAGTCGAGTGaacaaatctaaacaaccaaaaaGCGTAGACATACTGCCTTCCTCATTCTGTTTGATCAGCTTTTTACCCTTTTCAGCTAAAGAGAAATTAGTGTCCAAATCAAGGGAAATATCCATACAAGGGTCAAAGGTTGTTGAGGTGAATCCACAGGCCATACAGGTCACATCTGATCTCAATAGCCCCGAAAATACCCTATGAGCAATACATTCGCAGTCTCCATGACCTGTGAGAAACAATAATCATACATAGTGATATTCGGCGAAAAATAACAACTGACAGAGATATCAGACAAGATTGCATTTTGTTATTATTTCTCTGTACTACTTATATGAAAACCTTTAGATATATCCACACTGTATACCAGGAAAGTTTCACTCTGGTTTTTTATCTTTTAAGCATAGTTCACTTTAATCCTTGACATTTCAAAATTAGCATTTTGGTACTTGAGATTGCACACACTCAATTATTTTAGTTCCAATATACAGATCCACTGATTTGTTACATGTGCTAGCATTGCCATGTGACATGCCCATGCCCAATGGTCAGGGCACGTGATATCTTGGTTGATTCATAATAGAGGGACTAAAATGACCATCAGAGTGCAATCTCAAGGGCCAACATactcattttcaaaaatcaatgaCAAATGAATCATGCTCTTCAGACAAAAATACATCAGTATGTACATAACTGCAGTTATTAACACACAAGTTCACATTGTGCAGAACTGTATTCTTTGTTTCCATAAACATGCAGTAAAAGTACCTCTGCTTCCATTCTTTGTTTTTCCCCCAGTCTCATGGAGTGCGTCTAACAATGAAATGAAAAACTCATGAGCATCTTGCTGTTCATAACTTGCTAAATTTGCTGAATGCTGCCACCAGCttgaaacaaaaacaaaaagtttCACCATTCGAAAGAAAACAAGAATATGAGCACCAAAGTTAtcataaaatttttgaatttgagtaTAAGTTGCTCCCACAAACTTTACAAAAGGATTCACATAAACACATCATTAACTTCGAACTTATTACTATGAAAAGCATCAAGTTTAGAGCTGACAGCATTCGTCAGAGGTGATAAAAAAAAGGCTCGCTTTTGTCAAAGATGCCTTCACTGTCGAACTTGCTACTTTTGTCACTTCATGTCTTAATCAAACAAATTCATCTCAAATCAAAATCTTCAAACTTAAGTCATTCACAAGTGAAGAAATATTATGATACTTGAAAGGTATAAACTGCTTGACAAATTCACCGCAAATTTCATCTTGATTTTGTTTCTTCTAACAGCGGTGCCTATGTGAGTTTAGGGTAATTTTTCAACCAGAGTGCATTATTTTGGGTACCATGGGTTTGTTAAGTGGATTTTGGGAGCCAAATGATTAATGTTGCAAACTTTCATATGTTAAATTGATAGCTTACTCTAAAAACTAAAAGCACCAAAAGACATAAAGCTGAGGCACAGATTAAATCCTTCAAAAATGTCACTCAACAATTATCTTCACTAGAAATTAAAAGTCACACTTTGCCTAGTGTAATTTAAGAATGAAAGCAAAAGATGTTAGCTTTTCTAATCAAAAAAGTTTTTTATAACGACAATTGATGTGCATTATTATTGAGAGTAAAAACTAAATTGCAAATAAAGACATATTTAGATATCAATATTGTGATTGTGACCAAATCACAGTTCTTTTTGCCTCAACCACTTATAAAGGCGACACAAGGTTAAAGAGGAAAAGAACATATGTGACATGTATAACAACTTTCAGACCTGTATAGAAACTGAGCAGGGCTATACGGATTTCGATCTCCCGAAAACACAGCTGAAAAGATATCATTGACATCACAAATCAAACAAATCCGATCAGCCATTGTTGTTCTTCTCGAACAAGTCTCGGAATGGTGTCCACCACTCAAGAAATAGTCCCTAAAAGGAGGAGCATGTAGCAAAGCCTGCAGCACAGAATTCATGAAGCATGTGCTACCCAAATTGTTCAAACCCCTCAAACCCATTGGATAACATGATTTTTccctcagatccctcaattttgTTCTTTGCAAATCCAATCCAAAAACAACCTCAGGAAGCATTCTCCTCCTCTTGATCAATCTCTGGCCAATGCTCTCATTCTCAGTAACAACAAAACCTTTTGGAAATGAGTGCGTTGACATAACAACTTGATCGAAATCAGGGTCATAAATCTGATCACTACACACCCCACAATAAAGTTCAGCCCTTTCAATGTCCACAAACAAATCATGACCAGAATTAGATTGAGGGTGCAAAGGGGTGTGATCCAAACAAGTGAATGAAGAACAAATCAAGCACAAATAGAACCTTCCCTCAGAGGCATTTTTGCAGTAACCATAGCTGCATCTTGGTACTTTTGTGTTTGGTTTCTTCACAGTGGTTTTCCCAATTGGGGTTGTTACAAGGAGCTTCTGAATGGCTTTGTAGCCATTGAAGCCATGCTTGAACTTGTAATCAGCAAGGTGCTGACAAGGTTGTGGGTTTGTGtatgaagaagaagcagaagaagaaggagggtTTCTTTGGAACATAACGTTTATGGATTTGAAAAGGTTAAAATGAATTGACTAACAGAAAAAGACAAGAATTAAGGTGGTTGTTGTTGCAGAAACTGAAGCGTTTGTTATGGTGCCTCTGAATGATGTGATCGGAAAAGAATGAATGAAGATGATGGGAAAAAAATCTGACCccaaaaaaaatgggaaaaaaaaaaCTCTAATGTTGATTAATACTTGTAGTTAAAGTGTTCATGTAAGGGAAGATGATAAATGATAAATTATGATGTAACAACATAAGAACAAAACATGCTTCTATCTATCaaaagattgctttgctttatctGAAAAAAATAATCACAACTCAAGTCTGAAAGGGAAGACCCAAATGAAATTGCTTCTATGCTTTTGCTTTTTCAtattaaagaaaaacaaataaaaaaaagaaaaggaaaaagaaaaagaagaagaaaagaattaaaagaaaaatgaaaaagagaaaccGACTCAGTAAGTCAGTAATCCATTCATATAATAATGATCATATTGAGTTAAATTGGTACTTTCGCAATTATATTTTCATCCAATTAAATAACtgtgtttataaaatttttaataaagaaacaattgaattaatATTGTTAttgaattaataatatataaaaattaaatccaATCCAATTGATTAATATATAGAAGAAAAGAATTAGTATTCCTTAGTTATTGAATAGAGTGTGGTGGTAGTGTTGCCAACCATTAAGTAAGATATACCATAATTGGCACTATGTAAAAAGTAATTATCTAAATTAGAATAAAGAAGGAAATGGAAGAATTCTAGACAAATCTGAGGGGTCGGCGATGAAGCTTCAAGCTTATGATGATAGATAGTTGCGTATCAATGCTTCTTTTTTAGGGTAAGACTTTCTTGGTCTTCTTATGATTTGTGGGTCTTGTGGTTGTTTTATGTTTTTGTTCTAGTAGTTTCTCTAGTGGGCTATTTGTTGGTGTTTGGGTTATGCTATTCAGGGGCTCTAGTAATACTGTACTGTCCAATGAATATGCTCTTTAgttgtcaaaaaaaaaaagacacaaaatTTCTCTTGATGTcttgatgcattttttttttcattaattaaAAACGAAACCTAGTACAAAT is a genomic window of Arachis ipaensis cultivar K30076 chromosome B06, Araip1.1, whole genome shotgun sequence containing:
- the LOC107605445 gene encoding ubiquitin carboxyl-terminal hydrolase 22 — encoded protein: MFQRNPPSSSASSSYTNPQPCQHLADYKFKHGFNGYKAIQKLLVTTPIGKTTVKKPNTKVPRCSYGYCKNASEGRFYLCLICSSFTCLDHTPLHPQSNSGHDLFVDIERAELYCGVCSDQIYDPDFDQVVMSTHSFPKGFVVTENESIGQRLIKRRRMLPEVVFGLDLQRTKLRDLREKSCYPMGLRGLNNLGSTCFMNSVLQALLHAPPFRDYFLSGGHHSETCSRRTTMADRICLICDVNDIFSAVFSGDRNPYSPAQFLYSWWQHSANLASYEQQDAHEFFISLLDALHETGGKTKNGSRGHGDCECIAHRVFSGLLRSDVTCMACGFTSTTFDPCMDISLDLDTNFSLAEKGKKLIKQNEEGSMSTLFGCLDLFTRLEKLGSDQKLYCQNCKERQDSLKQMSIGKLPLVLSLHVKRFEHSFVKRSSRKIDQYLHFPFSLDMTPYLSSSILRARHGNRIFTFGGNESDMFSKYEIFAVVTHSGTLESGHYVSFVRLRRRWYRCDDAWITEVDEATVRASQCYMIFYVQKTLYSKAGEDLSHVPKSPERDLFLPIVGCC